One segment of Actinomyces sp. 432 DNA contains the following:
- a CDS encoding MFS transporter — translation MAQQPAHATENDTSTPSNLAPDTGLPLPRSAMVRFGIGFLCISLLWATGLNTIAAVLLPQRLKDIGVDNPTALLGTISAVTAIVSLFSNLIFGNLSDRTRSRFGKRSPWVISGGVLGGLCLFAIGILTNAGLITLVYCVCMVGLNMMLAPAVAVLSDRVPETIRGTMSTFWGVGASIGYPIGAIVGARFISESGAAVSGFTLGGILMGIAGIFAVLVWPRERSSVNEASDAGTLKDLLVSFIPPIHGAADFWKAFIGRFTMLVSYQMINAYQLYIIQDYLGLSTTQSAATVTLMSTITLVVGLIGGFIGGPLSDLLHRRKVPVVMASLCFALGVAMPWIMPTTTGIYLFAFIAGFGYSVYSSVDQALNVDVLPNPETAGKDLGILNVSTTLGQMSGPVITSAIVTATGAYTLVFPVSIACAVVGCFSILAIRSVR, via the coding sequence ATGGCACAGCAGCCCGCGCACGCCACCGAGAATGACACCTCGACCCCATCCAACCTCGCACCCGACACCGGCTTGCCGCTGCCACGAAGCGCGATGGTGCGCTTCGGCATCGGCTTCCTCTGCATCTCCCTGCTTTGGGCGACCGGCCTCAACACCATCGCCGCAGTCCTGCTGCCGCAACGCCTGAAGGACATCGGCGTCGACAACCCCACCGCCCTGCTCGGCACCATCTCCGCGGTGACCGCCATAGTGTCACTGTTCTCCAACCTCATCTTCGGCAACCTGTCCGACCGCACCCGCTCCCGCTTCGGAAAGCGCAGCCCCTGGGTCATCAGCGGCGGCGTACTCGGCGGCCTGTGCCTGTTCGCCATCGGCATCCTCACCAACGCCGGCCTAATCACCCTGGTGTACTGCGTGTGCATGGTGGGCCTGAACATGATGCTCGCCCCGGCAGTGGCCGTGCTGTCCGACCGCGTGCCCGAGACGATCCGCGGCACCATGTCCACCTTCTGGGGAGTCGGCGCCTCCATCGGGTACCCGATCGGCGCAATCGTCGGTGCCCGCTTCATCTCCGAGTCCGGCGCCGCCGTCTCCGGCTTCACCCTCGGCGGCATCCTGATGGGCATCGCCGGCATCTTCGCCGTTCTGGTGTGGCCGCGCGAGCGGTCCTCCGTGAATGAGGCCTCAGACGCCGGCACTCTGAAGGACCTGCTGGTCTCCTTCATCCCGCCGATCCACGGGGCGGCCGACTTCTGGAAGGCCTTCATAGGCCGCTTCACGATGCTGGTGTCCTACCAGATGATCAACGCCTACCAGCTGTACATCATCCAGGACTACCTGGGCCTGTCCACCACGCAGTCCGCGGCCACCGTGACACTGATGTCCACCATCACGCTCGTGGTCGGCCTGATCGGCGGCTTCATCGGCGGCCCGCTCTCCGACCTCCTGCACCGCCGCAAGGTGCCGGTAGTCATGGCCTCCCTGTGCTTCGCCCTGGGAGTTGCCATGCCCTGGATTATGCCGACCACTACGGGCATCTACCTGTTCGCCTTCATCGCCGGCTTCGGCTACTCGGTGTACAGCTCCGTGGATCAGGCCCTGAACGTGGACGTGCTGCCCAACCCCGAGACTGCGGGCAAGGACCTGGGCATCCTCAACGTCTCCACCACTCTGGGCCAGATGTCCGGACCGGTGATCACCTCCGCGATCGTCACCGCCACCGGCGCGTACACGCTGGTGTTCCCCGTGTCTATCGCCTGCGCCGTCGTCGGCTGCTTCTCCATCCTGGCGATCCGCTCGGTGCGCTGA
- a CDS encoding TetR/AcrR family transcriptional regulator, whose protein sequence is MPPSSSTKRHRMTAAERREQIVEVATEMVAKHGFNGLSLQEVADAVGITQAGLLHYIGTKDGLLELLLDDRYDRQGTPQDFIDSGDPAATHPEGISLPAYFRYLVAFNEARPELMELYMTLGVEATDPRHPAYERFIDRPDQVWDYYSTFTWRLPPEVMAAGGWETMRPLVEMAIEAMDGAQIRFFRRPPISLTEEWARWEAVLFPSPVWDDYR, encoded by the coding sequence ATGCCGCCATCGTCCTCCACCAAACGCCACCGCATGACCGCAGCCGAGCGGCGCGAGCAGATCGTGGAGGTCGCCACCGAGATGGTGGCCAAGCACGGGTTCAACGGGCTGTCGCTGCAGGAGGTGGCCGACGCCGTCGGCATCACCCAGGCGGGGCTGCTGCACTACATCGGCACCAAGGACGGCCTGCTGGAGCTGCTGCTGGATGACCGCTACGACCGCCAGGGCACCCCGCAGGACTTCATCGACTCCGGCGACCCTGCCGCCACCCACCCCGAGGGCATCAGCCTGCCGGCCTACTTCCGCTACCTGGTGGCCTTCAACGAGGCTCGCCCGGAGCTGATGGAGCTGTACATGACGCTGGGGGTGGAGGCGACCGACCCGCGCCACCCCGCCTACGAGCGCTTCATCGACCGGCCCGACCAGGTGTGGGACTACTACTCCACCTTTACCTGGAGGCTGCCACCCGAGGTCATGGCGGCGGGCGGCTGGGAGACCATGCGGCCGCTGGTGGAGATGGCGATCGAGGCGATGGACGGGGCGCAGATCCGCTTCTTTCGCCGCCCGCCCATCTCTCTGACCGAGGAGTGGGCGCGCTGGGAGGCAGTCCTGTTCCCCTCCCCGGTCTGGGACGACTACCGCTAG
- a CDS encoding glycoside hydrolase family 30 protein: MTDTSPANTPAAGFQFYATTEADPWFTPETPVTIEPMQTFPGAFLRLDAPAQEIDGFGVCFNELGWVALSRLSEAERSEVLRQVFAPGVGTNLTVCRMPVGANDFATDWYSYDEVDGDFALEHFSVEHDDATLVPYIQAAKAHRPDLTLWASPWGPPSWFKRNKHYACAAPNPMSEQTAFDNGLSPDNQIEEGTDGLILTEEVLDAYARYFGKFIDAYAERGIDISMVMPQNEFNSAQIYPACTWTPEGLIAFLKHLIPQMERRGVKVFFGTMERPDDTMVEKVLADPEVGPHIEGVGFQWDGKRAVPFVHHNHPELKIYQSEQECGDGKNDWRYARYAWTMMRHYFNNGASVYDYWNLALDEGGVSRWGWSQNSLVTVDPATGKSRFTYEYYVLRHLSGFVQPGARFVPTLSYTGYENLLAFHNPDGSVVVAAQNDMTTPQEFVVGVGNKNVSFTAPADSLVTVVVPAEHVEVAAKPLA; encoded by the coding sequence ATGACCGACACCAGCCCCGCCAACACCCCCGCCGCCGGCTTCCAGTTCTACGCCACCACCGAGGCCGACCCCTGGTTCACCCCGGAAACGCCCGTCACCATCGAGCCGATGCAGACCTTCCCCGGCGCCTTCCTGCGCCTGGACGCACCCGCACAGGAGATCGACGGCTTCGGCGTCTGCTTCAACGAGCTCGGCTGGGTGGCGCTGTCCCGCCTGTCCGAGGCCGAGCGCAGCGAGGTGCTGCGGCAGGTCTTCGCGCCCGGCGTCGGCACCAACCTCACCGTGTGCCGCATGCCGGTGGGCGCTAACGACTTCGCCACCGACTGGTACTCCTACGACGAGGTCGACGGCGACTTCGCCCTGGAGCACTTCAGCGTCGAGCACGATGACGCCACCCTGGTGCCCTACATCCAGGCCGCAAAGGCCCACCGACCCGACCTGACCCTGTGGGCCTCCCCCTGGGGGCCGCCGTCCTGGTTCAAGCGCAATAAGCACTACGCCTGCGCCGCCCCCAACCCGATGAGCGAGCAGACCGCCTTTGACAACGGCCTGTCCCCGGACAACCAGATCGAGGAGGGCACCGACGGGCTGATTCTCACCGAGGAGGTGCTGGACGCCTACGCCCGCTACTTCGGCAAGTTCATCGACGCCTACGCCGAGCGCGGCATCGACATCTCCATGGTCATGCCGCAGAACGAGTTCAACTCCGCCCAGATCTACCCTGCCTGCACCTGGACGCCGGAGGGACTGATCGCCTTCCTGAAGCACCTGATCCCGCAGATGGAGCGGCGCGGCGTGAAGGTCTTCTTCGGCACCATGGAGCGCCCGGACGACACCATGGTGGAGAAGGTCCTGGCCGATCCGGAGGTGGGTCCGCATATCGAGGGCGTCGGCTTCCAGTGGGATGGCAAGCGGGCGGTGCCCTTCGTCCACCACAACCACCCGGAGCTGAAGATCTACCAGTCCGAGCAGGAGTGCGGCGACGGCAAGAACGACTGGCGCTACGCCCGCTACGCCTGGACGATGATGCGCCACTACTTCAACAACGGCGCCAGCGTCTACGACTACTGGAACCTGGCGCTGGACGAGGGCGGCGTCTCCCGCTGGGGCTGGAGCCAGAACTCCCTGGTGACCGTGGACCCGGCCACCGGCAAGAGTCGCTTCACCTACGAGTACTACGTGCTGCGGCACCTGTCCGGCTTCGTGCAGCCGGGCGCGCGCTTCGTGCCGACCCTGTCCTACACGGGGTATGAGAACCTGCTGGCCTTCCACAACCCCGATGGCTCGGTGGTGGTGGCCGCCCAGAATGACATGACCACCCCGCAGGAGTTCGTGGTGGGCGTGGGGAACAAGAACGTGTCCTTCACCGCCCCGGCCGACTCGCTGGTGACCGTGGTGGTGCCCGCCGAGCACGTGGAGGTGGCTGCCAAGCCGCTGGCCTGA
- a CDS encoding beta-galactosidase — MTQHSDRLIFGAAYYDEYTPAAAGPERLERDMQMMVEAGFTTIRIAEFTWGTWNPAPGVFDFTHIDRALDAAQRHGLDVIIGTPTAAIPTWLASRHPEVLGVTAAGPNKYGPRQNMNILAPAYRHYAEAAIRALVEHTAPRPHVVGFQLDNETKYYDAANADIQRAFVDHLKQRFGAGQEGLNALNSAFGLNYWSNRVNAWEDFPDVTGTINGSLAAAFDAFRRGLVTDFLAWQRAIVDEYRREDQFVTQNFDYEWRGYSFGIQPAVDHFRAADAVTLAGVDIYHPGEDQLTGREIGFGGDISRSLKDGDPYLVIETQAQGQMGWLPYPGQLRLQAYSHLASGACGVMYWHWGSIHNSFETYWKGLLSQDYTPNPTYREAVTIGRELAEHAESLTGLRKHNRIAIMVSNEAYTALEWFSLEAGFPRQYAGGGANYNDVFRWLYDALFDLNLEVDVVPADAPVERLGRYAVLVAPALYVTPQATTDALRAYVAGGGHLVTTFRAGVADENLQVFTDRQPHGLSGLLGLGTDQFTRPDGVALRPVGALAAALDDGVAVGPTDPAELAASTFMELLTPVDADAREGDAEVEVLATYDHHAWSGPAVATRAVGAGSITHLATMTAPALTRAVLRLVAERAGVTDWAQDLAGTVTVRRGTNGRGRGLSYFLNYSRDAVEIALPQGGEDVLGAVAAPGARLEAGATVTIPAWGVLAVEA; from the coding sequence ATGACGCAGCACTCGGACCGGCTCATCTTCGGAGCCGCCTACTACGACGAGTACACCCCCGCCGCCGCGGGCCCCGAACGGCTCGAACGCGACATGCAGATGATGGTGGAGGCGGGCTTCACCACGATCCGCATCGCCGAGTTCACCTGGGGCACCTGGAACCCCGCCCCCGGCGTCTTCGACTTCACCCACATCGACCGCGCCCTCGACGCCGCGCAGCGCCACGGCCTGGACGTCATCATCGGCACCCCCACCGCCGCCATCCCCACCTGGCTGGCCTCCCGCCACCCCGAGGTCCTCGGTGTCACCGCCGCCGGCCCCAACAAGTACGGGCCGCGCCAGAACATGAACATCCTCGCCCCCGCCTACCGCCACTACGCCGAGGCCGCCATCCGCGCCCTGGTAGAGCACACCGCGCCGCGCCCGCATGTGGTCGGCTTCCAACTGGACAACGAGACCAAGTACTACGACGCCGCCAACGCCGACATCCAGCGCGCCTTCGTCGACCACCTCAAGCAGCGCTTCGGCGCCGGGCAGGAGGGCCTCAACGCTCTGAACTCGGCGTTCGGCCTGAACTACTGGTCCAACCGCGTGAACGCCTGGGAGGACTTCCCCGACGTCACCGGCACCATCAACGGCTCCCTGGCGGCCGCCTTCGACGCCTTCCGCCGCGGCCTGGTCACCGACTTCCTCGCCTGGCAGCGCGCCATCGTAGATGAGTACCGCCGTGAGGACCAGTTCGTCACCCAGAACTTCGACTACGAGTGGCGCGGCTACTCCTTCGGCATCCAGCCCGCCGTCGACCACTTCCGGGCCGCCGACGCCGTCACCCTGGCCGGCGTCGACATCTACCACCCCGGCGAGGACCAGCTCACCGGCAGGGAGATCGGCTTCGGCGGCGACATCTCCCGCTCCCTGAAGGACGGCGACCCCTACCTGGTGATCGAGACGCAGGCTCAGGGGCAGATGGGCTGGCTGCCCTACCCCGGCCAGCTGCGCCTGCAGGCATACTCCCACCTCGCCTCCGGCGCCTGCGGCGTCATGTACTGGCACTGGGGCTCCATCCACAACTCCTTCGAGACCTACTGGAAGGGCCTGCTCAGCCAGGACTACACGCCCAACCCCACCTACCGGGAGGCCGTCACGATCGGCCGCGAACTGGCCGAGCATGCCGAATCCCTCACCGGCCTGCGTAAGCACAACCGGATCGCCATCATGGTCTCCAACGAGGCCTACACCGCCCTGGAGTGGTTCAGCCTCGAGGCCGGCTTCCCCCGCCAGTACGCCGGCGGCGGCGCCAACTACAACGACGTCTTCCGCTGGCTCTACGACGCCCTGTTCGACCTGAACCTGGAGGTCGACGTCGTCCCCGCCGACGCCCCCGTCGAGCGCCTGGGCCGCTACGCCGTACTGGTCGCGCCCGCCCTGTACGTCACCCCCCAGGCCACCACCGACGCCCTACGCGCCTATGTGGCCGGCGGCGGCCACCTGGTCACCACCTTCCGCGCCGGCGTCGCCGACGAGAACCTGCAGGTCTTCACCGACCGCCAGCCCCATGGCCTGTCCGGCCTGCTGGGCCTGGGCACCGACCAGTTCACCCGCCCCGACGGCGTCGCCCTGCGCCCGGTGGGAGCGCTCGCCGCGGCCCTGGACGACGGCGTCGCGGTCGGCCCGACAGATCCGGCAGAGCTGGCCGCCTCCACCTTCATGGAGCTGCTCACCCCCGTCGACGCCGACGCCCGCGAGGGCGACGCCGAGGTGGAGGTGCTCGCCACCTACGACCACCACGCCTGGTCCGGGCCGGCGGTCGCCACCCGCGCCGTCGGCGCCGGCTCGATCACCCACCTGGCCACCATGACCGCTCCGGCGCTGACCCGCGCCGTGCTGCGGCTGGTGGCCGAGCGGGCGGGCGTGACCGACTGGGCGCAGGACCTGGCCGGCACCGTCACCGTGCGCCGCGGCACCAACGGCCGCGGCCGGGGGCTGAGCTACTTTCTGAACTACTCCCGCGACGCCGTCGAGATCGCCCTGCCGCAGGGCGGGGAGGACGTCCTGGGAGCCGTCGCCGCCCCGGGCGCTCGCCTGGAGGCCGGCGCCACCGTGACCATCCCCGCCTGGGGCGTCCTCGCCGTCGAGGCCTGA